One genomic window of Oncorhynchus clarkii lewisi isolate Uvic-CL-2024 chromosome 5, UVic_Ocla_1.0, whole genome shotgun sequence includes the following:
- the LOC139409405 gene encoding putative hydroxypyruvate isomerase, whose translation MPPLKFCANLSWLFTDLPEFTQRIYAAASAGFQAVEAAWLYDSDLQELQRVKNATGVDVVLINTPLGDAKAGDLGLGAVPGREEDFRKGLDLAMQYAKALDCRRIHLMAGRVPVGADRATIAVEMEDTFVQNLKHAADVLSNEGITGLIEPINTRITDPRYFLDSPHQAAAILQKVGHPNIKLQMDVFHWQIMDNNLTQNIHKYFPLIGHIQIAQVPGRNEPDSAGELNFPYLFSLLEEMGYQGYIGCEYKPLGSTNEGLGWVKDYLKRNR comes from the exons ATGCCCCCATTAAAATTCTGCGCGAATCTTTCGTGGTTGTTTACGGATCTGCCAGAGTTTACCCAGAGAATCTATGCTGCTGCATCGGCTGGGTTTCAGGCTGTGGAGGCGGCATGGCTGTATGACTCTGACTTACAGGAGCTCCAGAGAGTCAAGAATGCTACTGGGGTTGATGTGGTGCTGATTAACACCCCCCTTG GAGATGCTAAGGCAGGTGATCTTGGTCTGGGTGCTGTTCCTGGCAGAGAGGAGGACTTCAGAAAGGGTCTGGATCTGGCCATGCAGTACGCCAAGGCTCTGGACTGCAGGAG GATCCACTTGATGGCTGGGAGGGTACCTGTGGGGGCAGACCGAGCTACCATTGCCGTGGAAATGGAGGACACCTTTGTACAAAACCTAAAACATGCTGCCGATGTCCTCTCAAAT GAGGGCATCACTGGCCTGATTGAGCCCATCAACACACGGATAACAGATCCCAGATATTTCCTGGACAGTCCACATCAGG CGGCTGCAATCCTGCAGAAGGTTGGCCACCCAAATATTAAACTACAGATG GATGTCTTCCACTGGCAGATAATGGACAACAACTTGACACAGAACATACACAAATATTTCCCTCTCATCG GTCACATCCAGATAGCCCAGGTGCCCGGCAGGAACGAGCCAGACAGTGCAGGAGAACTTAACTTCCCATATCTCTTCAGTCTACTGGAGGAGATGGGTTACCAGGGATACATCGGCTGTGAATACAAACCACTAG GCTCTACAAATGAAGGTCTTGGTTGGGTGAAAGATTACTTGAAGCGCAACAGGTGA